In one Lolium rigidum isolate FL_2022 chromosome 3, APGP_CSIRO_Lrig_0.1, whole genome shotgun sequence genomic region, the following are encoded:
- the LOC124694411 gene encoding putative casein kinase II subunit beta-4, giving the protein MDRKRINDALDRHLRSERSSPSTSRAAKLPSSIPPTKEQLDSDSEEDNSASEGDDDTFWINWFCNLRGNEFFAEVDDDYIQDDFNMCGLSTQVPYYDHALDLILDLEPVQGDVFAEEQNELIVAAAETLYGLVHARYILTTKGLAAMLDKFKNCDFGRCPRVSCGGQPCLPVGQSDVPRSSTVKIYCPKCEDLYYPRSKHQANIDGAFFGTTFPHLFMMAHSHLKPPKPSQQYVPRIFGFKVHKKT; this is encoded by the exons ATGGACCGCAAGCGCATCAACGACGCCCTCGACAGGCACCTGCGGAGCGAGAGGTCGTCGCCCTCCACATCCCGCGCCGCCAAGCTCCCCTCCTCCATCCCGCCCACCAAAG AGCAGCTGGATTCCGACAGCGAGGAAGACAACAGTGCCTCCGAGGGGGACGACGACACCTTCTGGATCAACTGGTTCTGCAACCTCAGAGGCAACGAGTTCTTCGCCGAGGTCGACGACGACTACATCCAGGACGACTTCAACATGTGCGGCCTCAGCACCCAAGTGCCGTATTACGATCACGCGCTCGACCTCATCCTCGACCTCGAGCCAGTTCAGG GTGATGTGTTTGCTGAGGAGCAGAATGAATTGATCGTGGCGGCCGCGGAGACGCTTTACGGCTTAGTTCATGCCCGGTACATCTTGACCACTAAAGGCTTGGCTGCAATG TTGGACAAGTTCAAGAACTGTGACTTTGGAAGGTGCCCTCGTGTGTCCTGTGGTGGCCAGCCTTGTTTGCCAGTGGGGCAGTCTGATGTTCCGAGGTCCAGTACTGTCAAGATATATTGCCCAAAATGCGAAGATCTCTACTACCCAAGatcgaaacaccaagcaa ACATTGATGGAGCTTTCTTTGGGACGACGTTTCCTCatcttttcatgatggcacattCACACTTGAAGCCACCGAAGCCATCACAGCAATATGTTCCCCGGATATTCGGCTTCAAGGTTCATAAGAAAACATGA
- the LOC124701162 gene encoding probable pterin-4-alpha-carbinolamine dehydratase, chloroplastic — MALMLSPAAPAAAFSVVAPGNGKAAATMRIRLGSRSLRKVVAMADMLGDFGARDPFPEEIASEWGEKTLGNVDTLHRILIPTVSVLSLSRVPLQADPELLSQDDARRLLHKVVGWRLLFPCTHDNQDDLLKLECVWKVKDQACGEELVSRITRALESGAGCGGYVPAKLGFEAPNQVRAQLYSTSLGGLSVNDFIIAARIDQIKTQDLIPKKRVWAC; from the exons ATGGCGCTCATGCTCAGCccagccgctccggcggcggcctTCTCTGTCGTGGCACCTGGCAATGGCAAGGCCGCCGCAACGATGAGGATTCGACTTGGCAGCCGGAGCCTCCGGAAGGTGGTTGCCATGGCGGACATGCTGGGTGACTTTGGCGCGCGGGACCCGTTCCCGGAGGAGATCGCGAGCGAATGGGGGGAGAAGACGCTGGGCAACGTGGACACGCTGCACCGCATCCTCATCCCCACCGTGTCCGTGCTCTCCCTCTCCCGCGTGCCCCTCCAGGCCGACCCCGAGCTGCTCTCCCAGGACGACGCGCGCAGGCTCCTCCACAAGGTGGTCGGATGGAGGCTCCTCTTCCCTTGCACCCACGACAACCAGGACGACCTGCTCAAGCTCGAGTGCGTCTGGAAGGTCAAGGACCAGGCCTGCGGGGAGGAGCTGGTGTCCAGGATTACCAGGGCGCTGGAGAGCGGTGCCGGCTGCGGTGGGTATGTGCCGGCGAAGCTCGGGTTCGAGGCGCCCAACCAAGTCAGGGCGCAGCTCTACTCCACGTCCCTAG gTGGGCTGAGCGTGAACGACTTCATCATCGCTGCCAGGATAGACCAGATCAAGACGCAAGATCTTATCCCAAAGAAGAGAGTCTGGGCATGCTAG
- the LOC124701163 gene encoding pectinesterase inhibitor 12-like — protein MKQPSIMSRPVALIAVVLAVILTGRAVDATVASTCKEAAASDVRVSLQLCLSQLSNQRGAADADAWGLAKVASLAGVNNAALAADDVKTLLAGNPSLPMKQALAKCAAVYSQAGFAFAEASDEINQRSYATGKKKLEEALAQAQQCNAAFGIHGVTLPQPLAQHTVDSIQIAIIAQAITGLIK, from the coding sequence ATGAAGCAACCATCAATCATGTCTCGGCCCGTGGCCCTCattgccgtcgtgctggcggtgaTCCTTACTGGTCGTGCAGTCGACGCGACTGTGGCCAGCACCTGCAAGGAGGCGGCCGCCAGCGACGTGCGGGTCAGCCTGCAGCTGTGCCTGTCGCAGCTCAGCAACCAACGGGGCGCCGCGGACGCGGACGCATGGGGCCTGGCCAAAGTGGCCTCCCTGGCGGGCGTCAACAACGCGGCCCTCGCCGCGGACGACGTCAAGACCCTCTTGGCGGGCAACCCAAGCCTTCCCATGAAGCAGGCACTGGCCAAGTGCGCCGCGGTGTACAGCCAGGCGGGCTTCGCCTTTGCGGAGGCCAGCGACGAGATCAACCAGCGGTCCTATGCCACTGGGAAGAAGAAGCTAGAGGAGGCCCTGGCGCAGGCGCAGCAGTGCAACGCAGCATTTGGGATACACGGGGTGACGCTGCCGCAGCCGCTGGCACAGCATACCGTCGACTCCATCCAGATCGCCATCATCGCCCAAGCCATCACCGGCCTCATTAAGTGA
- the LOC124701164 gene encoding phosphatidylinositol N-acetylglucosaminyltransferase subunit P-like — protein sequence MDSPAETLVVRSPRQTVSLLRNRSRRPRFGRERERERDPAAAAAGPKPSEVYGFVGSITTVIATAVYLAWAYTPEPWLNSLGITYYPTKYWAVAVPAFLMVAVALSLLAYVGSNFLATPPPTSFNTIFDEYSRERATMMDATEQEEAERPIEPISDMSIHHINTLMFPA from the exons ATGGATTCGCCGGCGGAGACGTTGGTGGTCCGGAGCCCTCGGCAGACGGTCAGCCTTCTCCGCAACCGCAGCCGTCGGCCTCGATTCGGCCGGGAACGGGAACGGGAGCGGgatcccgcggcggcggcggcggggcccaaGCCATCGGAGGTGTACGGATTCGTGGGGTCCATCACCACCGTGATCGCCACGGCGGTGTACCTGGCGTGGGCGTACACGCCGGAGCCCTGGCTCAACTCGCTCGGCATCACCTACTACCCCACCAA GTactgggcggtggcggtgccggcgttcttgatggtggcggtggcgctcTCCCTGCTCGCCTACGTAGGCTCCAACTTCCTCGCAACTCCTCCCCCGACATCCTTCAACACAATCTTCG ATGAGTACAGTCGAGAACGCGCCACCATGATGGACGCAACAGAACAAGAAGAAGCAGAGAGGCCAATCGAACCGATTTCAGACATGAGCATTCATCACATCAACACCCTCATGTTCCCGGCCTAA